A single Pedobacter sp. PACM 27299 DNA region contains:
- a CDS encoding succinate CoA transferase, with translation MTSEEAAQLFKDKMVVASSGFTKAGDSKAVLAAVAERAKCEPLKITLMTGASLGHGTDGALADADALSLRLPFQVDPVLRKAINNGEVLFIDQHLGETVTLLKSNHFPKIDIAVLEACRIEADGSIIPTTSVGNSASFAALANQVIIEVNTAVPFSVCGLHDIFSAGDYPNRCEIPIVTAADRVGRSSIYIDPKKIIGVVITNKTDSPAEIAPPDEATKAIAKHLVSFFSAEVKKGHLTKSLLPLQAGIGKVANAVLLGFMEGDFENLTMYSEVLQDSTFDLLDAGKMTFASGSSITVSEAYYQKIFNNFEQYKDKIVLRPQEISNAAEVIRRLGIITINTALECDIYGNVNSTHVAGTNMMNGIGGSGDFARNAYLSVFVTQSAAKSNTISRIVPMVSHVDHTEHDVDVIVTEQGLADLRGLAPRQRAKVVIEHCAHPDYKAELLDYFERACLRGGQTPHLLEEAFACYGRLRENGTMKKD, from the coding sequence ATGACCTCAGAAGAAGCCGCACAACTCTTTAAAGACAAGATGGTGGTGGCTTCCAGTGGATTTACCAAGGCCGGCGACAGTAAAGCTGTATTGGCCGCAGTTGCGGAACGCGCAAAGTGCGAGCCGCTTAAAATCACACTCATGACAGGTGCTTCTCTTGGCCATGGCACAGATGGTGCTTTAGCCGATGCCGACGCACTGTCTTTACGTCTTCCTTTCCAGGTAGACCCCGTTTTGCGAAAGGCAATTAACAACGGTGAAGTCCTGTTTATCGACCAGCATTTGGGAGAAACCGTTACACTTTTGAAATCAAACCATTTCCCTAAAATAGATATTGCAGTACTGGAAGCGTGTAGAATTGAAGCGGATGGTAGTATCATACCGACCACATCTGTAGGTAATTCGGCATCTTTTGCTGCATTGGCAAATCAGGTGATTATTGAGGTTAATACCGCTGTTCCTTTTTCTGTTTGCGGCTTGCACGATATCTTTTCTGCAGGAGACTACCCGAACCGATGTGAGATCCCAATCGTAACTGCTGCTGATCGTGTGGGGCGTTCTTCGATTTACATCGATCCTAAAAAGATCATAGGAGTGGTGATCACTAATAAAACGGATAGTCCGGCAGAAATTGCGCCGCCGGATGAGGCCACTAAAGCAATAGCAAAACACCTGGTCAGTTTCTTTTCAGCAGAAGTAAAGAAAGGTCATCTGACTAAATCATTACTTCCATTGCAAGCTGGTATTGGTAAGGTAGCCAATGCAGTACTGCTTGGTTTTATGGAAGGCGACTTTGAAAACCTGACCATGTATTCCGAGGTTTTACAAGACAGTACATTCGATTTACTGGACGCTGGAAAAATGACTTTTGCTTCCGGATCATCGATCACCGTTTCCGAAGCATACTATCAAAAGATATTCAACAATTTCGAACAATATAAAGATAAGATCGTCCTGCGCCCACAAGAAATCAGCAATGCTGCAGAAGTGATTCGCAGGCTGGGAATCATCACGATAAACACGGCGCTGGAATGTGATATATATGGCAATGTAAACTCTACGCATGTGGCCGGAACAAACATGATGAACGGCATCGGAGGCTCCGGGGATTTCGCCCGTAATGCATATTTGAGTGTGTTTGTCACACAATCAGCAGCAAAATCAAACACGATTTCACGGATTGTTCCTATGGTTTCCCATGTTGACCATACGGAGCATGACGTGGATGTCATTGTCACAGAGCAAGGACTGGCAGATTTACGCGGTTTGGCGCCCAGACAGCGTGCTAAAGTAGTGATTGAGCACTGTGCACATCCTGATTATAAGGCTGAACTGCTGGACTATTTTGAAAGAGCTTGTCTGCGCGGTGGACAAACGCCTCATCTTTTAGAGGAAGCGTTTGCCTGCTATGGCCGACTGCGCGAAAACGGTACTATGAAAAAAGATTAA
- a CDS encoding AraC family transcriptional regulator has translation MANIHKDYYLTEVDKLPHTIYCMHDLMGEQDISAHQHEKGQFLYTEGGVVHVSTEQKTYFLPARHYMWIPPGVIHSIHPSSADVTMRNLYFPEEADEHPFYKQKGIYPVNDLLLQMIIFSNRWSGDIDETALSSYRFALALKAILPEVSLYKLPLALPYAKDKRLTAVIHYMGENLSEAIVFPALASKFGLSERSLSRLFQGDVGMSFIQYLSIQRMMLAVQLLLEDKMSVKEVASMVGYNSIPTFSTTFYKTLGVRPSEYVKMKGVLGLDTMLA, from the coding sequence ATGGCTAATATTCATAAAGATTACTATTTAACAGAGGTAGATAAACTCCCTCATACGATCTATTGTATGCATGATCTGATGGGCGAGCAGGACATTTCTGCGCACCAGCATGAGAAAGGACAGTTTCTATACACTGAGGGCGGCGTGGTTCATGTGAGTACGGAGCAAAAGACCTATTTCTTGCCTGCCAGACATTATATGTGGATTCCACCCGGCGTGATCCATAGCATCCATCCCAGTTCGGCAGATGTGACGATGAGAAATCTTTATTTCCCTGAAGAAGCAGATGAACACCCTTTTTATAAACAAAAAGGGATTTATCCAGTCAACGATTTACTGCTGCAAATGATCATTTTCAGCAACAGATGGAGCGGAGACATTGACGAGACAGCACTGAGTTCTTATCGCTTTGCATTGGCATTAAAGGCGATATTGCCAGAGGTGAGCCTGTACAAATTGCCATTGGCCTTGCCTTATGCAAAGGATAAACGCCTGACTGCTGTCATTCATTATATGGGAGAAAACTTATCCGAGGCCATAGTATTCCCTGCATTAGCCAGTAAATTCGGACTGAGTGAAAGAAGCCTCTCGCGTCTTTTTCAAGGGGATGTGGGGATGTCATTCATTCAATACCTGAGCATTCAGAGAATGATGCTGGCGGTTCAGCTGCTGCTCGAAGATAAAATGTCGGTAAAAGAAGTCGCATCCATGGTCGGCTATAACAGTATTCCTACTTTCAGTACTACTTTTTATAAAACACTGGGCGTTAGACCCTCGGAATATGTGAAGATGAAAGGGGTTTTAGGCTTGGATACTATGCTGGCATAA
- a CDS encoding TolC family protein, whose translation MKKLPLIARESLNALSSPPRRLFGTLLLTGIMTFPVQAQQVLTLSQALSLAAEHNKTVQKSRIQQHITEEEKKEKEEMRIPEVDFHASYARITDLTEYKSGLSGKMVTATIPEMADVTSSARMPIYAGGQIKYSIRKAKQQQEISRLNVQKTVNDIQIEVVATYLGVFKLMELQKLILENIKEEEDRLKEVRAFKAHGTVTGNEVLRAELQLSDMQLRLLSNQRNIAIGLHDLQTLLELPEEGKLSLDTNGLLGNKLTLYNYQDYLASVFQKEEMGIAKQQEAIRQTEQRLAKSNYYPKLNLFGSYGYNYPNYMFFPPRDNGYTLGKIGIELNFSLSNLYKNKTKMKLAAQRMEEEKVNTDLLGNQIRDEVFKQYTRYQEIMDQLPVTEKAKRQATENYRIIKLKYLNQLALVTDILDADNALLQAKYNVVSTRIDALMKHYELRYAAGQL comes from the coding sequence ATGAAAAAGCTCCCCCTTATCGCAAGGGAATCATTAAATGCCTTGAGCAGTCCGCCTAGAAGACTGTTCGGTACACTATTATTAACCGGGATCATGACCTTCCCTGTTCAAGCACAACAAGTTTTAACACTGTCACAAGCCCTCAGTCTGGCCGCCGAACACAACAAAACCGTACAGAAATCCAGGATCCAGCAGCACATTACGGAGGAAGAAAAGAAAGAAAAAGAAGAAATGAGGATTCCAGAAGTGGATTTCCATGCATCTTATGCCAGAATCACAGATTTAACGGAGTACAAAAGCGGATTAAGCGGCAAAATGGTGACTGCCACCATCCCAGAAATGGCTGACGTAACCTCTTCCGCGAGAATGCCTATTTATGCTGGCGGACAAATCAAATACAGCATCAGGAAAGCTAAGCAACAACAGGAAATCAGTAGGCTAAACGTTCAGAAAACGGTAAATGATATACAAATTGAGGTGGTAGCGACCTATCTAGGGGTATTTAAGCTGATGGAACTGCAGAAACTGATTTTGGAAAACATCAAGGAGGAAGAAGATCGTTTAAAAGAAGTCAGAGCCTTTAAAGCACACGGAACAGTAACGGGCAATGAAGTATTGAGGGCAGAATTACAGCTTTCAGATATGCAATTGCGTCTTTTATCCAACCAAAGAAACATTGCTATTGGTCTCCATGATTTACAAACCCTGCTGGAATTACCTGAAGAAGGAAAGTTATCATTAGATACTAATGGACTACTCGGTAATAAGTTAACGCTTTATAATTACCAGGATTATCTGGCTTCTGTTTTTCAAAAGGAAGAAATGGGGATTGCTAAACAGCAGGAAGCCATCCGTCAGACGGAACAGCGCCTTGCGAAAAGCAATTATTATCCTAAACTCAATTTGTTTGGTTCTTATGGCTATAACTACCCCAATTATATGTTCTTTCCGCCAAGAGACAACGGCTATACTTTGGGAAAGATTGGAATAGAGCTCAATTTCAGCCTTTCTAATTTGTATAAAAATAAGACTAAAATGAAGCTGGCAGCGCAAAGAATGGAGGAAGAAAAAGTTAACACGGACCTTCTTGGCAACCAAATCCGTGATGAGGTTTTTAAACAATACACCAGGTATCAGGAAATCATGGATCAGCTTCCAGTTACGGAGAAAGCAAAAAGACAAGCTACTGAAAACTATAGAATCATCAAGTTGAAGTATTTGAATCAACTGGCATTGGTAACCGATATTCTGGATGCCGATAATGCCTTGCTTCAGGCAAAATACAATGTCGTATCTACCAGAATCGACGCTTTAATGAAACATTACGAGCTGCGTTATGCAGCAGGACAATTATAA
- a CDS encoding HlyD family secretion protein — protein sequence MNTAKAPAPHGPFHTFFTIIASIIAAGGLIMGIWFFIFYNNNEETNDAQIDQYVTPVVTRITGYVQEVKYVENQFVHKGDTLIVIDNREYQSHLDLALSEIENAKESIGVLQRNVATTRSNTAVQQSQLDAAKSQVWKAEEEYKRYNALLKEDAATQQQVETMKSNYDSAKAHYEEILHALQSTALSTSEASSKVPVAKTVIGGKKAAVDNAALYLSYTILTAPYDGWVGKKTIQPGQLVKEGQTLVSVVSQEKWITANYKETQVGRITIGQKVTFKADASGNQVFNGIVESFSPASGARFSMLPPDNATGNFVKIEQRIPIRIKLTDPVKETEFLRAGMNVIVVANHQK from the coding sequence ATGAACACAGCAAAAGCGCCTGCACCGCATGGCCCATTCCACACTTTTTTTACCATTATTGCGAGCATAATCGCTGCAGGAGGCCTGATCATGGGCATCTGGTTTTTCATCTTTTACAATAACAATGAGGAGACAAATGATGCGCAGATTGATCAATATGTGACTCCAGTAGTGACGCGTATTACCGGTTATGTGCAGGAAGTAAAATACGTAGAAAATCAATTTGTACACAAGGGTGATACTTTAATCGTCATCGACAACAGAGAATATCAATCACATTTAGACCTGGCTTTGTCGGAAATTGAAAACGCGAAAGAGAGTATTGGCGTACTGCAAAGAAACGTAGCCACTACAAGAAGTAATACTGCGGTTCAGCAATCTCAGCTGGATGCGGCAAAATCTCAGGTATGGAAGGCGGAAGAAGAATATAAACGCTACAATGCGCTGTTGAAAGAAGATGCAGCGACCCAGCAACAGGTGGAAACCATGAAATCAAATTACGATTCAGCAAAGGCTCATTACGAAGAAATTTTGCACGCACTGCAGTCTACCGCATTGAGTACTTCCGAAGCTTCGTCGAAAGTACCAGTAGCAAAAACTGTCATCGGCGGGAAGAAAGCAGCAGTAGATAACGCCGCGCTATACCTCTCCTACACCATATTAACGGCTCCTTACGATGGATGGGTGGGCAAAAAAACCATTCAACCCGGACAGCTGGTCAAAGAAGGACAAACGCTGGTTTCGGTAGTGAGCCAGGAGAAGTGGATTACAGCAAATTATAAAGAAACACAGGTAGGAAGGATTACGATTGGCCAAAAGGTCACTTTTAAAGCAGATGCCAGCGGCAATCAGGTATTTAATGGGATTGTAGAATCGTTCTCTCCGGCAAGTGGTGCAAGGTTTTCAATGCTTCCTCCCGACAATGCCACTGGAAATTTTGTGAAAATCGAACAGCGAATTCCAATACGCATAAAACTGACCGACCCTGTAAAGGAAACTGAGTTTTTAAGAGCAGGGATGAATGTGATAGTTGTTGCTAACCATCAGAAATAA